In the genome of Streptomyces racemochromogenes, one region contains:
- a CDS encoding sodium-translocating pyrophosphatase, with amino-acid sequence MTGLFTPIAPDHAHDLAAAVLTDDNRVIVFVIAGVALAALVVAQILVRQVLSADEGTDSMKSIAAAVQEGANAYLGRQLRTLGVFAVVVFFLLFLLPADDWSQRAGRSAFFLVGAIFSAVTGYIGMRLAVRANVRVAAAAREATPAEGEPAKDLTEVAHKAMKIAFRTGGVVGMFTVGLGLFGASCVVLVYAADAPKVLEGFGLGAALIAMFMRVGGGIFTKAADVGADLVGKVEQGIPEDDPRNAATIADNVGDNVGDCAGMAADLFESYAVTLVAALILGKAAFGDLGLAFPLIVPAIGVITAMIGIFAVAPRRADRSGMTAINRGFFISAVISLALVAVAVYSYLPATYKELVGVEDAAISNHSGDPRVLAVVAVAIGIVLAALIQQLTGYFTETTRRPVRDIGKSSLTGPATVVLAGISVGLESAVYTALLIGLGVYGAFLLGGTSIMLALFAVALAGTGLLTTVGVIVAMDTFGPVSDNAQGIAEMSGDVEGAGAQVLTDLDAVGNTTKAITKGIAIATAVLAAAALFGSYNDAITNAVKEVGAKAGEMNLSLDIAQPNNLVGLLLGAAVVFLFSGLAINAVSRSAGAVVYEVRRQFREHPGIMDYSEKPEYGRVVDICTKDALRELATPGLLAVLTPIAVGFTLGVGALGSFLAGAIGTGTLMAVFLANSGGAWDNAKKLVEDGHHGGKGSEAHAAVVIGDTVGDPFKDTAGPAINPLLKVMNLVALLIAPAVVQFSYGPDTSAIVRAVVAVIALTVIVAAVYVSKRRGIAVGEDGGSANAERVAQPADPAVVS; translated from the coding sequence ATGACGGGGCTCTTCACCCCTATCGCGCCGGATCACGCCCATGATCTGGCAGCCGCAGTACTCACCGATGACAACAGGGTCATCGTGTTCGTCATCGCGGGCGTCGCGCTGGCCGCGCTCGTCGTCGCGCAGATCCTGGTCCGCCAGGTCCTCTCCGCCGACGAGGGCACCGACAGCATGAAGAGCATCGCGGCGGCCGTGCAGGAGGGCGCCAACGCCTACCTGGGCCGCCAGTTGCGCACCCTCGGCGTCTTCGCCGTGGTGGTCTTCTTCCTGCTCTTCCTGCTCCCCGCCGACGACTGGTCGCAGCGGGCCGGACGTTCCGCCTTCTTCCTCGTCGGCGCCATCTTCTCGGCCGTCACCGGCTACATCGGCATGCGCCTCGCGGTCCGCGCCAACGTCCGCGTCGCCGCGGCCGCCCGCGAGGCCACCCCCGCCGAGGGCGAACCCGCCAAGGACCTGACCGAGGTGGCCCACAAGGCCATGAAGATCGCCTTCCGTACCGGTGGCGTGGTCGGCATGTTCACGGTCGGTCTGGGCCTGTTCGGCGCGTCCTGCGTCGTCCTGGTCTACGCCGCCGACGCCCCCAAGGTCCTGGAGGGCTTCGGCCTGGGCGCCGCCCTGATCGCGATGTTCATGCGCGTGGGCGGCGGCATCTTCACCAAGGCCGCCGACGTCGGCGCCGACCTGGTCGGCAAGGTCGAGCAGGGCATTCCGGAGGACGATCCGCGCAATGCCGCGACCATCGCCGACAATGTGGGCGACAACGTCGGCGACTGCGCGGGGATGGCGGCCGACCTCTTCGAGTCCTACGCCGTCACCCTCGTGGCCGCGCTCATCCTCGGCAAGGCCGCCTTCGGCGACCTGGGCCTCGCCTTCCCGCTGATCGTGCCCGCCATCGGCGTGATCACCGCGATGATCGGCATCTTCGCGGTCGCCCCGCGCCGCGCCGACCGCAGCGGGATGACCGCGATCAACCGCGGCTTCTTCATCTCCGCCGTGATCTCCCTCGCGCTCGTGGCCGTCGCCGTCTACAGCTACCTGCCGGCCACCTACAAGGAGCTCGTCGGCGTCGAGGACGCCGCCATCTCCAACCACAGCGGGGACCCGCGCGTCCTGGCCGTGGTCGCCGTCGCCATCGGCATCGTGCTCGCGGCGCTGATCCAGCAGCTGACCGGCTACTTCACCGAGACCACCCGCCGTCCCGTCCGGGACATCGGCAAGTCCTCGCTGACCGGCCCCGCCACCGTGGTCCTCGCCGGCATCTCCGTCGGCCTGGAGTCCGCCGTCTACACGGCGCTCCTGATCGGTCTCGGCGTCTACGGCGCCTTCCTGCTCGGCGGCACGTCGATCATGCTGGCGCTCTTCGCGGTGGCCCTGGCCGGCACCGGCCTGCTGACCACCGTCGGCGTCATCGTCGCGATGGACACCTTCGGCCCCGTCTCCGACAACGCCCAGGGCATCGCCGAGATGTCCGGCGACGTCGAGGGCGCCGGCGCCCAGGTCCTCACCGACCTGGACGCGGTCGGCAACACCACCAAGGCCATCACCAAGGGCATCGCCATCGCCACCGCCGTGCTGGCCGCGGCCGCGCTCTTCGGCTCGTACAACGACGCCATCACCAACGCGGTCAAGGAAGTCGGCGCCAAGGCCGGCGAGATGAACCTCAGCCTCGACATCGCCCAGCCCAACAACCTGGTCGGCCTCCTCCTCGGCGCGGCCGTGGTGTTCCTGTTCTCGGGCCTGGCCATCAACGCCGTCTCCCGCTCCGCGGGCGCCGTCGTCTACGAGGTGCGCCGCCAGTTCCGCGAGCACCCCGGGATCATGGACTACTCGGAGAAGCCCGAGTACGGCCGCGTCGTCGACATCTGCACCAAGGACGCGCTGCGCGAGCTCGCCACGCCCGGTCTGCTCGCCGTGCTCACCCCGATCGCGGTCGGCTTCACCCTCGGCGTCGGCGCGCTCGGCTCCTTCCTGGCCGGCGCCATCGGCACCGGCACGCTGATGGCGGTCTTCCTCGCCAACTCCGGAGGCGCGTGGGACAACGCGAAGAAGCTCGTCGAGGACGGCCACCACGGCGGCAAGGGCAGCGAGGCCCACGCCGCGGTCGTCATCGGCGACACCGTCGGCGACCCGTTCAAGGACACCGCGGGCCCGGCCATCAACCCGCTGCTGAAGGTCATGAACCTGGTGGCCCTGCTGATCGCCCCCGCGGTCGTGCAGTTCAGCTACGGACCGGACACCAGCGCCATCGTCCGGGCCGTCGTCGCGGTGATCGCGCTCACGGTGATCGTCGCCGCGGTGTACGTCTCCAAGCGCCGCGGCATCGCCGTCGGCGAGGACGGCGGCAGCGCCAACGCCGAGCGGGTGGCCCAGCCGGCCGATCCGGCGGTGGTCTCCTGA
- a CDS encoding ATP-binding protein: MATVELRFSAQPEHVRTARLVAAAVARRAGVEEAVLDEVRLAVGEACSRAVGLHRSNGLTAPVRVVLTEEEKSFSIEVGDEVPGPAGGSAESVPGIAAVLDPDADEEDEMGLAVISGLVDDVSVTSGESGGTIRMSWPVAGAADLP, encoded by the coding sequence ATGGCCACCGTTGAACTGCGCTTCAGCGCCCAGCCCGAACACGTCAGGACGGCCCGCCTCGTCGCGGCCGCCGTGGCGCGCCGGGCGGGGGTGGAGGAGGCCGTCCTCGACGAGGTCCGCCTCGCCGTGGGCGAGGCCTGTTCGCGTGCCGTCGGACTGCACCGCAGCAACGGCCTGACCGCGCCCGTGCGCGTCGTGCTGACCGAGGAGGAGAAGTCGTTCTCCATCGAGGTCGGCGACGAGGTGCCCGGGCCGGCCGGCGGTTCCGCGGAGTCGGTGCCGGGGATCGCCGCCGTCCTCGACCCGGACGCGGACGAGGAGGACGAGATGGGGCTCGCGGTGATCAGCGGGCTCGTCGACGACGTCTCGGTGACCAGTGGTGAATCGGGCGGAACGATCCGCATGAGCTGGCCCGTCGCCGGCGCTGCCGATCTTCCGTAA
- a CDS encoding small secreted protein, which translates to MNKKLAAAVSGGAVLMLVLSGCGGGDDDGDNKAGAWAKKVCDKWEPELTKIKTTNDELKRVASTSTKPEEVQKTDSAAFQNLSDAYKSMGGALTSAGEPPVKDGKSAADSVVKSYDEISKRYTDLKTKIDGLDPKDQSKFADGLQGVAGGLTEVAANETAAKEKLKSTGLKVIYSQKGCQVATPGKS; encoded by the coding sequence GTGAACAAGAAGCTTGCGGCCGCGGTGTCCGGCGGTGCGGTACTGATGCTCGTCCTGTCCGGCTGCGGCGGCGGGGACGACGACGGCGACAACAAGGCCGGCGCCTGGGCCAAGAAGGTCTGCGACAAGTGGGAGCCCGAGCTCACCAAGATCAAGACGACCAACGACGAGCTGAAGCGGGTCGCGTCCACGAGCACCAAGCCCGAGGAGGTCCAGAAGACCGACTCGGCGGCCTTCCAGAACCTCTCCGACGCCTACAAGTCCATGGGCGGCGCCCTGACGTCGGCCGGTGAACCGCCCGTCAAGGACGGCAAGTCCGCGGCGGATTCCGTGGTCAAGAGCTACGACGAGATCTCCAAGAGGTACACCGACCTCAAGACGAAGATCGACGGACTCGACCCCAAGGACCAGAGCAAGTTCGCGGACGGCCTCCAGGGCGTCGCCGGCGGGCTCACCGAGGTCGCGGCCAACGAGACGGCCGCCAAGGAGAAGCTCAAGTCGACCGGCCTCAAGGTGATCTACAGCCAGAAGGGCTGCCAGGTCGCGACGCCCGGGAAGAGCTGA
- the bldG gene encoding anti-sigma factor antagonist BldG, with the protein MDLSLSTRTVGDRTVVEVGGEIDVYTAPKLREQLVELVNDGSYHLVVDMERVDFLDSTGLGVLVGGLKRVRAHEGSLRLVCNQERILKIFRITGLTKVFPIHTSVEDAVQATD; encoded by the coding sequence GTGGACCTGTCCCTGTCGACTCGCACTGTCGGCGACCGCACGGTCGTAGAGGTCGGTGGCGAGATTGATGTGTATACCGCGCCCAAGCTGCGCGAGCAGTTGGTGGAGTTGGTGAACGACGGCAGTTACCACCTGGTCGTCGACATGGAGCGAGTGGACTTCCTCGACTCCACCGGCCTCGGTGTGCTCGTGGGAGGCCTCAAGCGCGTGCGCGCGCACGAGGGCTCGCTGCGTCTGGTCTGCAACCAGGAGCGCATCCTGAAGATCTTCCGGATCACCGGTCTGACCAAGGTGTTCCCGATCCACACCTCGGTGGAGGACGCCGTCCAGGCCACCGACTGA
- a CDS encoding DUF7059 domain-containing protein yields the protein MSTTSLPKPDHAAELREAFLAAGFTADGLLDLLGAPAYAALARSETVPALRATRGAEDGGLASLIRLFLLQQPEPYVHTAAVMPVEGAIADGWLRREGDEVHATVDVRPYGGPDGEDWFIVSDLGCAVGGAGGIGSREEGVVLGVGGASTTLAGITVPIAVGSALDLGTGSGIQALHAAQHATRVTATDVNPRALEFTRLTLALSGAPEAELLAGSLFEPVGDAAYDLIVSNPPFVISPGARLTYRDGGMGGDDLCRTLVQQAGDHLNPGGYAQFLGNWQHVEGEDWRDRVRSWVPHGCDAWIVQRDVQDVTQYAELWLRDAGDHRTDPAEYAARYEDWLDEFEARKTKAVGFGWITLRRTDAAEPSIVVEEWPHSVEQPLGETVLAHFARQDYLRDHDDAALLAGYFQLTAEVVQEQVGAPGAEDPEHVVLRQNRGMRRATKVDTVGAGFAGVCDGSLSAGRILDAIAQLVEEDPVVLRDRTPEAIRMLVEQGFLEPVQGPAQ from the coding sequence GTGAGTACCACCAGCCTCCCCAAGCCCGACCACGCCGCCGAACTCCGCGAGGCGTTCCTCGCCGCCGGGTTCACCGCCGACGGACTGCTCGACCTGCTCGGCGCCCCCGCCTACGCGGCGCTGGCCCGCAGCGAGACGGTCCCCGCCCTGCGCGCCACCCGCGGAGCGGAGGACGGCGGGCTCGCGAGCCTGATCCGGCTGTTCCTGCTCCAGCAGCCGGAGCCGTACGTGCACACCGCCGCCGTGATGCCCGTGGAGGGCGCCATCGCCGACGGCTGGCTGCGCCGGGAGGGCGACGAGGTGCACGCGACCGTCGACGTGCGCCCGTACGGCGGCCCCGACGGCGAGGACTGGTTCATCGTCTCCGACCTCGGCTGCGCCGTCGGCGGCGCCGGGGGGATCGGCAGCCGCGAGGAGGGCGTCGTGCTCGGCGTCGGCGGCGCCTCCACCACCCTGGCCGGGATCACCGTGCCCATCGCCGTCGGCTCCGCCCTCGACCTCGGCACCGGCTCCGGCATCCAGGCGCTGCACGCCGCCCAGCACGCCACCCGGGTCACGGCCACCGACGTCAACCCGCGCGCCCTGGAATTCACCCGTCTGACGCTGGCGCTCTCCGGGGCGCCGGAGGCCGAACTGCTCGCGGGTTCGCTGTTCGAGCCCGTGGGCGACGCCGCGTACGACCTGATCGTGTCGAACCCGCCCTTCGTGATCTCGCCCGGCGCGCGGCTCACGTACCGGGACGGCGGCATGGGCGGCGACGACCTGTGCCGCACCCTGGTCCAGCAGGCCGGGGACCACCTCAACCCGGGCGGGTACGCGCAGTTCCTCGGCAACTGGCAGCACGTGGAGGGGGAGGACTGGCGCGACCGGGTCCGCTCCTGGGTGCCGCACGGCTGCGACGCGTGGATCGTGCAGCGTGACGTGCAGGACGTGACGCAGTACGCGGAGCTGTGGCTGCGCGACGCGGGCGACCACCGCACGGATCCGGCCGAGTACGCGGCCAGGTACGAGGACTGGCTCGACGAGTTCGAGGCCCGCAAGACCAAGGCGGTGGGCTTCGGCTGGATCACCCTGCGCCGTACGGACGCGGCCGAGCCCTCGATCGTGGTGGAGGAGTGGCCGCACTCGGTGGAGCAGCCGCTCGGCGAGACGGTCCTCGCGCACTTCGCCCGCCAGGACTACCTGCGCGACCACGACGACGCGGCCCTGCTGGCGGGGTACTTCCAGCTGACCGCCGAGGTCGTGCAGGAGCAGGTCGGCGCGCCGGGCGCGGAGGACCCGGAGCACGTGGTGCTCCGGCAGAACCGGGGGATGCGCCGCGCCACCAAGGTGGACACGGTCGGCGCGGGCTTCGCCGGGGTGTGCGACGGCTCACTCAGCGCGGGCCGGATCCTGGACGCGATCGCACAGCTGGTGGAGGAGGACCCGGTTGTCCTGCGGGACCGGACCCCGGAGGCGATCCGGATGCTGGTCGAGCAGGGGTTCCTGGAGCCCGTGCAGGGCCCTGCCCAGTAG
- the topA gene encoding type I DNA topoisomerase, which translates to MSPTSETAKGGRRLVIVESPAKAKTIKGYLGPGYVVEASVGHIRDLPNGAAEVPDKYTGEVRRLGVDVEHDFAPIYVVNADKKAQVRKLKDLLAESDELFLATDEDREGEAIAWHLQEVLKPKVPVHRMVFHEITKDAIRDAVANPRELNQRMVDAQETRRILDRLYGYEVSPVLWKKVMPRLSAGRVQSVATRLVVERERERIAFRSAEYWDLTGTFSTGRAGDASDPSTLVARLNTVDGKRVAQGRDFGSNGQLKSEVLHLDEANARALAAALAETSFAVRSVESKPYRRSPYAPFRTTTLQQEASRKLGFGAKATMQVAQKLYENGFITYMRTDSTTLSDTAVAAARAQVTQLYGADYLPEKPRVYAGKVKNAQEAHEAIRPSGDRFRTPAETGLTGDQFRLYELIWKRTVASQMKDATGNSVTVKIGGRASDGRDAEFSASGKTITFHGFMKAYVEGADDPNAELDDRERRLPQVAEGDALTAEEITADGHSTKPPARYTEASLVKELEEREIGRPSTYASIIGTILDRGYVFKKGTALVPSFLSFAVVNLLETHFGRLVDYDFTAKMEDDLDRIARGEAQSVPWLKRFYFGSEDASEVVPADGDHLGGLKELVTDLGAIDAREISSFPVGDGIVLRVGRYGPYVERGEKDAEGHQRADVPDDLAPDELTVEYAQELFAKPSGEFQLGADPVSGNQIVAKDGRYGPYVTEILPEGTPKTGKNAVKPRTASLFKTMSLDTVTLDDALKLMSLPRVVGTDAEGVEITAQNGRYGPYLKKGTDSRSLETEDQLFSITLDEALAIYAQPKQRGRAAAKPPLKELGTDPVSEKPVVVKDGRFGPYVTDGETNATLRRDDDVETITPERGYELLAEKRAKGPAKKTAKKAPAKKAPAKKAPAKKAAATKTAAATKTAAAKKTTAAAKKTTAAKKTTAAAAKKAAASAPADE; encoded by the coding sequence TTGTCCCCGACTAGCGAGACCGCAAAGGGCGGCCGCCGACTCGTCATCGTCGAGTCCCCTGCCAAGGCGAAGACGATCAAGGGCTACCTCGGCCCGGGATACGTCGTCGAGGCGAGCGTCGGGCACATCCGCGACCTCCCGAACGGGGCCGCCGAGGTCCCCGACAAGTACACCGGCGAGGTCCGCCGCCTCGGCGTGGACGTCGAGCACGACTTCGCGCCGATCTACGTGGTCAACGCGGACAAGAAGGCGCAGGTCAGGAAGCTCAAGGACCTGCTCGCCGAGTCCGACGAACTCTTCCTCGCCACCGATGAGGACCGCGAGGGCGAAGCCATCGCGTGGCACCTGCAGGAAGTCCTCAAGCCCAAGGTCCCCGTCCACCGGATGGTCTTCCACGAGATCACCAAGGACGCGATCCGCGACGCCGTCGCCAACCCGCGCGAGCTGAACCAGCGCATGGTCGACGCCCAGGAGACCCGCCGCATCCTCGACCGCCTCTACGGCTACGAGGTCTCGCCGGTCCTGTGGAAGAAGGTCATGCCGCGGCTGTCGGCCGGCCGCGTCCAGTCCGTGGCCACCCGCCTCGTCGTCGAGCGGGAGCGCGAGCGCATCGCCTTCCGCTCCGCCGAGTACTGGGACCTGACCGGAACCTTCTCCACCGGCCGCGCCGGTGACGCCTCCGACCCGTCGACCCTGGTCGCCCGCCTGAACACGGTGGACGGCAAGCGCGTCGCGCAGGGCCGCGACTTCGGCTCGAACGGGCAGCTCAAGAGCGAGGTGCTGCACCTCGACGAGGCGAACGCCCGGGCCCTTGCCGCCGCGCTGGCCGAGACCTCGTTCGCCGTCCGCTCGGTCGAGTCCAAGCCGTACCGCCGCTCCCCGTACGCCCCCTTCCGTACGACGACGCTCCAGCAGGAGGCCTCGCGCAAGCTGGGCTTCGGTGCGAAGGCGACGATGCAGGTGGCGCAGAAGCTGTACGAGAACGGCTTCATCACGTACATGCGTACGGACTCCACCACGCTCTCCGACACCGCGGTGGCGGCGGCGCGGGCGCAGGTCACGCAGCTCTACGGGGCCGACTACCTGCCGGAGAAGCCGCGCGTCTACGCGGGCAAGGTCAAGAACGCGCAGGAGGCGCACGAGGCGATCCGGCCTTCGGGTGATCGTTTCCGCACCCCCGCCGAGACGGGTCTTACCGGCGACCAGTTCCGCCTGTACGAGCTCATCTGGAAGCGGACCGTCGCCTCCCAGATGAAGGACGCGACCGGCAACTCGGTGACCGTGAAGATCGGCGGCCGGGCCTCGGACGGTCGGGACGCCGAGTTCAGCGCCTCCGGCAAGACGATCACCTTCCACGGCTTCATGAAGGCGTACGTCGAGGGCGCGGACGACCCGAACGCCGAGCTCGACGACCGCGAGCGGCGGCTGCCGCAGGTCGCGGAGGGCGACGCGCTGACGGCCGAGGAGATCACGGCCGACGGCCACTCCACCAAGCCGCCGGCCCGCTACACCGAGGCCTCGCTGGTCAAGGAGCTGGAGGAGCGCGAGATCGGCCGCCCGTCGACGTACGCGTCGATCATCGGCACGATCCTCGACCGCGGCTACGTCTTCAAGAAGGGCACGGCCCTCGTCCCGTCCTTCCTGTCGTTCGCCGTGGTGAACCTGTTGGAGACCCACTTCGGCCGGCTCGTCGACTACGACTTCACCGCCAAGATGGAGGACGACCTCGACCGCATCGCGCGGGGCGAGGCCCAGTCCGTGCCGTGGCTGAAGCGGTTCTACTTCGGCTCCGAGGACGCCTCCGAGGTCGTACCGGCCGACGGCGACCACCTCGGCGGCCTGAAGGAGCTGGTCACGGACCTCGGCGCGATCGACGCCCGGGAGATCTCCTCCTTCCCCGTCGGCGACGGGATCGTGCTGCGCGTGGGCCGCTACGGCCCGTACGTGGAGCGCGGGGAGAAGGACGCGGAGGGCCACCAGCGGGCCGACGTGCCGGACGACCTGGCCCCGGACGAGCTGACGGTCGAGTACGCGCAGGAGCTGTTCGCGAAGCCGAGCGGCGAGTTCCAGCTGGGCGCCGACCCGGTCAGCGGCAACCAGATCGTCGCCAAGGACGGCCGCTACGGGCCGTACGTGACGGAGATCCTGCCCGAGGGCACGCCGAAGACCGGCAAGAACGCGGTCAAGCCGCGGACGGCCTCGCTGTTCAAGACGATGTCCCTGGACACCGTCACCCTCGACGACGCCCTGAAGCTGATGTCGCTGCCGCGCGTCGTCGGCACGGACGCGGAGGGCGTGGAGATCACCGCCCAGAACGGCCGCTACGGCCCGTACCTGAAGAAGGGCACGGACTCGCGCTCCCTGGAGACCGAGGACCAGCTGTTCTCGATCACCCTGGACGAAGCCCTGGCGATCTACGCCCAGCCGAAGCAGCGGGGCCGGGCCGCGGCCAAGCCGCCGCTGAAGGAACTGGGCACGGACCCGGTGAGCGAGAAGCCGGTGGTGGTCAAGGACGGCCGCTTCGGCCCGTACGTGACGGACGGCGAGACGAACGCGACGCTGCGGCGGGACGACGACGTCGAGACGATCACGCCGGAGCGGGGCTACGAGCTGCTCGCGGAGAAGCGGGCCAAGGGGCCGGCGAAGAAGACCGCGAAGAAGGCTCCCGCCAAGAAGGCTCCCGCCAAGAAGGCGCCGGCGAAGAAGGCGGCCGCCACGAAGACGGCGGCCGCCACGAAGACGGCGGCGGCCAAGAAGACGACGGCTGCCGCCAAGAAGACGACGGCGGCGAAGAAGACGACGGCGGCGGCCGCGAAGAAGGCCGCGGCGTCCGCCCCGGCGGACGAGTAG
- a CDS encoding DEAD/DEAH box helicase encodes MAFNHLPAGAHDALGPLSRTPVTHSVPMANTHRPGPPTAPADPRPAPGTVLDRLSRGPSRAARITHTEHLPPREGRHAVWPHRIRTDVVAAIRDAGIDHPWEHQAAAAEHALDGESVVVATGTASGKSLAYLAPVLSALADGAQAPNGRGATALYLAPTKALAADQRRAVRELSAPLGNAVRPAVYDGDTPVEEREWVRQYANYVLTNPDMLHRGILPSHPRWSSFLKALRYVVIDECHTYRGVFGSHVAQVLRRLRRLCARYGSEPVFLLASATASDPAAAASRLTGVPVTEITDDASPRGEVVFALWEPPLTELKGEKGAPVRRTATAETADLLTDLVVQGVRTVAFVRSRRGAELIAVIAQERLAAVDRSLPGRVAAYRGGYLPEERRALERALHSGELLGLAATTALELGVDVSGLDAVLITGYPGTRASLWQQAGRAGRSGQGALAILVARDDPLDTYLVHHPEALFRQPVEATVLDPDNPYVLAPHLCAAAAELPLTEADLDLFGPASRGLMPQLEAAKLLRRRATAWHWTRRERASDLTDIRGGGGRPVQIVEASTGRLLGTVDEAASHTAVHDGAVHLHQGRTYLVKHLDLEDSAALVEEANPPFSTTARDTTSISVLETETEVPWGAARLCFGSVEVTNQVVSYLRRKLVTGEVLGEAKLDLPPRTLRTRAVWWTVTEEQLDEARIAPEILGGALHAAEHASIGLLPLFATCDRWDIGGVSVPLHPDTLLPTVFVYDGHPGGAGFAERGFQTARAWLTATRDAIAACECEAGCPSCIQSPKCGNGNDPLHKRGAVRLLTRLLSPAP; translated from the coding sequence ATGGCATTCAATCACTTACCGGCAGGCGCGCACGACGCCTTGGGACCATTGTCCCGCACGCCAGTGACACACTCGGTTCCAATGGCCAACACTCACCGCCCCGGTCCGCCCACGGCACCCGCCGATCCACGACCCGCTCCCGGCACGGTCCTGGACCGCCTGTCACGGGGGCCTTCCCGGGCTGCGCGCATCACCCATACGGAGCACTTGCCCCCTCGGGAGGGCCGTCATGCGGTCTGGCCCCATCGCATCCGAACGGATGTCGTAGCCGCGATCCGGGACGCGGGGATCGACCATCCGTGGGAACACCAGGCCGCGGCCGCCGAGCACGCCCTGGACGGCGAGTCCGTGGTCGTCGCCACCGGCACCGCCTCCGGCAAGTCCCTGGCCTACCTGGCCCCCGTGCTGTCCGCCCTCGCGGACGGCGCCCAGGCGCCGAACGGGCGGGGTGCGACCGCCCTCTACCTGGCTCCCACCAAGGCTCTGGCCGCCGACCAGCGGCGGGCCGTCCGGGAGCTGTCCGCACCCCTGGGCAACGCCGTGCGCCCGGCCGTGTACGACGGGGACACCCCCGTCGAGGAACGCGAATGGGTGCGCCAGTACGCCAACTACGTGCTGACCAACCCCGACATGCTGCACCGGGGGATCCTGCCCTCCCACCCCCGCTGGTCCTCCTTCCTGAAGGCCCTGCGCTACGTCGTCATCGACGAGTGCCACACCTACCGCGGCGTGTTCGGCTCCCACGTCGCCCAGGTCCTGCGGCGGCTGCGCCGACTGTGCGCCCGCTACGGTTCCGAACCGGTCTTCCTGCTGGCCTCCGCCACCGCCAGCGACCCCGCGGCCGCCGCGTCCCGGCTGACCGGCGTGCCGGTGACCGAGATCACTGACGACGCCTCCCCGCGCGGCGAGGTCGTCTTCGCCCTGTGGGAGCCGCCGCTGACCGAGCTCAAGGGCGAGAAGGGCGCCCCGGTACGCCGGACCGCGACCGCCGAGACCGCCGACCTGCTGACCGACCTGGTCGTCCAGGGCGTGCGGACCGTGGCCTTCGTCCGCTCCCGGCGCGGAGCCGAGCTGATCGCGGTGATCGCCCAGGAGCGGCTCGCGGCGGTGGACCGGTCCCTGCCCGGGCGGGTCGCCGCCTACCGCGGCGGCTACCTGCCCGAGGAGCGCCGGGCCCTGGAGCGGGCCCTGCACTCCGGGGAGCTGCTGGGACTGGCCGCGACCACCGCCCTGGAGCTGGGCGTCGACGTGTCCGGCCTGGACGCCGTGCTGATCACCGGCTACCCGGGCACCCGGGCCTCGCTGTGGCAGCAGGCCGGGCGCGCCGGACGCTCGGGGCAGGGCGCCCTGGCCATCCTGGTCGCCCGGGACGACCCGCTGGACACCTACCTGGTCCACCACCCCGAGGCCCTGTTCCGCCAGCCGGTGGAAGCCACCGTGCTGGACCCCGACAACCCGTACGTCCTGGCCCCGCACCTGTGCGCGGCCGCCGCCGAGCTACCGCTGACCGAGGCCGACCTGGACCTCTTCGGCCCCGCCTCGCGCGGCCTCATGCCCCAGCTGGAGGCGGCGAAGCTGCTGCGGCGGCGGGCCACGGCCTGGCACTGGACCCGCCGGGAGCGGGCCTCGGACCTGACCGACATCCGCGGCGGCGGGGGCCGCCCGGTGCAGATCGTGGAGGCCTCCACCGGCCGGCTGCTGGGCACCGTCGACGAGGCCGCCTCGCACACCGCCGTCCACGACGGTGCCGTCCACCTCCACCAGGGCCGCACCTACCTGGTGAAACACCTGGACCTGGAGGACTCCGCCGCCCTGGTCGAGGAGGCGAACCCGCCCTTCTCCACCACCGCCCGCGACACCACCTCCATCTCCGTCCTGGAGACCGAGACCGAGGTCCCCTGGGGCGCGGCCCGGCTCTGCTTCGGCTCCGTCGAGGTCACCAACCAGGTCGTCTCCTACCTGCGCCGCAAGCTGGTCACCGGCGAGGTGCTCGGCGAGGCCAAGCTCGACCTGCCGCCGCGCACCCTGCGCACCCGGGCCGTGTGGTGGACGGTGACCGAGGAGCAGCTGGACGAGGCCCGGATCGCCCCGGAGATCCTCGGCGGCGCCCTGCACGCCGCCGAGCACGCCTCCATCGGCCTGCTCCCGCTGTTCGCCACCTGCGACCGCTGGGACATCGGCGGGGTCTCCGTCCCGCTGCATCCGGACACCCTGCTGCCCACGGTCTTCGTGTACGACGGCCACCCGGGCGGCGCCGGCTTCGCCGAGCGGGGTTTCCAGACGGCGAGGGCCTGGCTGACCGCCACCCGGGACGCCATCGCCGCCTGCGAGTGCGAGGCGGGCTGCCCCTCCTGCATCCAGTCCCCCAAATGCGGCAACGGCAACGACCCCCTCCACAAACGCGGCGCCGTACGCCTGCTCACCCGCCTCCTCTCCCCGGCCCCCTGA